A genome region from Eurosta solidaginis isolate ZX-2024a chromosome 2, ASM4086904v1, whole genome shotgun sequence includes the following:
- the LOC137242265 gene encoding putative nuclease HARBI1 isoform X2, with product MLWWMRIRSIDAKYPDSNHDSHVWRLSKLNNYMERRYEEGDAGYPLQPWLMTPYRSVHEGSSRSNFNTRHSKTRNIVERTIGVLKNRFRCLLGARQLCYSPLKVSKIINVACALHNICIHYRVEDLTNVDFQTESLQEEEEEEEEENSSDNDYTAVANRIRNNIITSF from the exons ATGCTATGGTG GATGCGAATAAGAAGCATTGATGCTAAATATCCTGATAGCAATCACGACTCGCATGTATGGAGATTAAGTAAGCTGAATAATTATATGGAACGTAGATATGAAGAAG GGGATGCTGGGTATCCGTTGCAGCCGTGGCTAATGACTCCGTATAGGTCAGTTCACGAGGGTAGTTCGCGAAGCAATTTTAATACGCGACACTCGAAAACTAGGAATATTGTGGAGCGCACTATTGGAGTGTTGAAAAACCGTTTCCGATGCTTATTGGGTGCGCGACAATTATGTTACTCACCACTTAAAGTTAGTAAAATTATAAATGTTGCTTGCGCTCTGCACAATATATGTATACACTACAGAGTGGAAGAtttaacaaatgttgactttcaAACAGAAAGCCTTCAGGAGGAGGAGGAGGAGGAGGAAGAAGAAAATAGCAGTGATAATGATTATACTGCTGTAGCCAATCGCATTCGCAACAACATAATCACttcgttttaa
- the LOC137242265 gene encoding putative nuclease HARBI1 isoform X1: MLWWMRIRSIDAKYPDSNHDSHVWRLSKLNNYMERRYEEGERNTWILGDAGYPLQPWLMTPYRSVHEGSSRSNFNTRHSKTRNIVERTIGVLKNRFRCLLGARQLCYSPLKVSKIINVACALHNICIHYRVEDLTNVDFQTESLQEEEEEEEEENSSDNDYTAVANRIRNNIITSF, from the exons ATGCTATGGTG GATGCGAATAAGAAGCATTGATGCTAAATATCCTGATAGCAATCACGACTCGCATGTATGGAGATTAAGTAAGCTGAATAATTATATGGAACGTAGATATGAAGAAGGTGAAAGAAACACCTGGATATTAG GGGATGCTGGGTATCCGTTGCAGCCGTGGCTAATGACTCCGTATAGGTCAGTTCACGAGGGTAGTTCGCGAAGCAATTTTAATACGCGACACTCGAAAACTAGGAATATTGTGGAGCGCACTATTGGAGTGTTGAAAAACCGTTTCCGATGCTTATTGGGTGCGCGACAATTATGTTACTCACCACTTAAAGTTAGTAAAATTATAAATGTTGCTTGCGCTCTGCACAATATATGTATACACTACAGAGTGGAAGAtttaacaaatgttgactttcaAACAGAAAGCCTTCAGGAGGAGGAGGAGGAGGAGGAAGAAGAAAATAGCAGTGATAATGATTATACTGCTGTAGCCAATCGCATTCGCAACAACATAATCACttcgttttaa